In Metarhizium brunneum chromosome 3, complete sequence, a genomic segment contains:
- the plc1_2 gene encoding 1-phosphatidylinositol 4,5-bisphosphate phosphodiesterase 1, which produces MAFLCGFPARRRFLSRKRDDADSPKRTRTMSIFGSSNKNAREALRSLVGVSTFIPPDKSAPLSPSGAAEGKAPIGNRFHDIVDELYDGLKRNDKFLSREKLYAFLRDVQREPFIKNLDKEQYTAGEFRHVLVEGYGVNAIGPPPEKDLSKPLTNYFINSSHNTYLDGNQLSSTSTPEAYRNVLLRGCRCIEIDVWNGDPAPSRERSKSPHRGHSRGPSRTSQTNVAIATALENVDHKVKAAANHLLGEKASLHSRSPSTHSRTMVEEVSPRISILNLPDTKQSTDKLEVSQTHAPRSPRHHSPPRGEPIVTHGHTLTVPCGFREVCIAVKESAFENNDLPVIISLEVHADHEQQEVMVKIMKEEWQDLLVTEAHEDFDPRFRLPKLQDLKRKILVKVKKATVKMEPVSPRNTVESTAPVISQTTSQTTSQTTSQTTSQTTSQTTSQTTSQTTSQTTSQTTSQTTSQVIGDNSDTNSSENDVCQNGRPMPPAKSASAPAAPSISHDKPNTGRICQSLGDLAVYTRSEHFKTFEAKEAKRPAHIFSISEKRILELYQRHQRDVFLHNKNYFMRAYPDKMRWDSSNLDPSLFWRRGVQMAAMNWQNTDTGMMINEGMFADEKGWVLKPPGYQSSDKSSESHDDATPGSRLDLRLTIFAGQNIPTESDDSGDEPRSGSAIRPYVKVTLHVEKSELATGKEISESNYKKRIGAGATNNPKFPESKRHLEFTGITKVVPELSFVRFRIGDDSRMSTSVLAWACIRLDRLRSGYRFIPLMDLEGAPIPRGALYVKIEKSLV; this is translated from the exons ATGGCTTTTCTGTGCGGGTTTCCAGCG CGTCGCCGTTTCTTAAGCCGCAAGCGCGATGATGCAGATTCTCCTAAACGAACTCGAACAATGTCTATCTTCGGAAGCTCAAATAAGAATGCACGTGAAGCGCTGCGAAGCTTGGTTGGAGTCTCAACGTTTATTCCGCCCGATAAATCAGCGCCACTGTCACCTAGTGGTGCAGCCGAAGGCAAGGCACCCATTGGCAATAGATTCCACGATATAGTTGACGAGCTATATGACGGGTTGAAGAGGAATGACAAATTTCTATCTAGAGAGAAGCTTTATGCCTTCCTCAGAGATGTTCAACGCGAACCCTTTATTAAAAATCTCGACAAGGAGCAGTATACAGCGGGAGAGTTCCGTCATGTGTTGGTAGAAGGTTATGGCGTCAATGCAATTGGGCCGCCTCCAGAGAAAGACCTCTCAAAACCTCTGACCAATTACTTCATCAACAGTAGCCATAATACATATCTGGACGGCAATCAGCTCTCATCGACCAGTACTCCAGAAGCTTACAGAAAC GTTCTCTTGAGAGGTTGCCGCTGTATCGAAATTGACGTCTGGAATGGAGACCCTGCTCCAAGTCGAGAAAGATCAAAATCGCCCCATCGAGGCCACAGTAGAGGCCCGTCCAGGACGTCCCAGACCAATGTAGCTATTGCAACTGCATTGGAGAACGTGGATCACAAggtcaaggcggcggcgaaccATCTTCTAGGGGAAAAGGCTTCTCTTCACTCACGAAGCCCCAGCACGCATAGCCGCACTATGGTGGAAGAAGTGTCCCCAAGAATAAGCATCCTAAACTTGCCGGATACGAAGCAGTCAACTGATAAGCTAGAGGTATCCCAGACACATGCTCCGAGATCTCCTCGACATCATAGCCCCCCAAGAGGCGAGCCAATTGTGACCCATGGACACACCCTGACCGTCCCCTGCGGATTTAGAGAAGTTTGCATAGCTGTCAAGGAATCCGCGTTTGAAAACAACGACTTGCCGGTCATTATCAGTTTGGAAGTTCACGCCGATCACGAACAACAAGAGGTCATGGTGAAGATCATGAAAGAGGAGTGGCAAGACCTTCTTGTGACTGAAGCACACGAAGATTTTGATCCAAGGTTCCGCCTCCCGAAATTGCAGGACTTGAAACGCAAAATTCTAGTCAAGGTGAAGAAAGCTACCGTCAAAATGGAGCCAGTTAGCCCTCGAAATACGGTGGAGAGCACAGCACCAGTTATCTCTCAAACTACCTCGCAGACTACCTCGCAGACTACCTCGCAGACTACCTCGCAGACTACCTCGCAGACTACCTCGCAGACTACCTCGCAGACTACCTCGCAGACTACCTCGCAGACTACCTCGCAGACTACCTCGCAAGTCATCGGAGACA ACTCGGATACGAACTCATCAGAAAATGACGTATGCCAGAACGGCCGACCAATGCCTCCGGCAAAATCCGCCTCCGCTCCAGCCGCCCCCAGTATATCCCACGACAAGCCTAACACGGGCCGCATATGCCAAAGCCTAGGTGATTTGGCGGTATACACGCGAAGTGAACACTTCAAGACCTTCGAGGCGAAGGAGGCAAAGCGGCCAGCTCACATCTTCTCCATTAGCGAGAAGCGTATCTTGGAGCTGTATCAGAGACACCAACGCGATGTGTTCTTACACAACAAGAATTATTTCATGAGAGCGTATCCCGACAAGATGCGATGGGACAGTTCAAACCTTGACCCCAGCCTGTTTTGGAGACGCGGGGTACAAATGGCTGCCATGAACTGGCAAAACACAGATACGGGCATGATGATCAATGAGGGCATGTTTGCAGACGAGAAGGGCTGGGTTCTTAAACCGCCGGGATACCAAAGTTCCGATAAGTCGTCCGAATCCCACGACGATGCAACGCCCGGATCTAGATTAGATCTCCGCCTCACCATATTCGCCGGTCAAAATATCCCCACGGAAAGCGACGATTCGGGGGATGAACCACGAAGCGGCAGCGCCATCCGTCCCTACGTCAAAGTCACACTTCATGTAGAGAAATCTGAACTGGCCACTGGTAAGGAAATAAGCGAAAGTAACTACAAGAAGCGAATAGGTGCGGGAGCAACGAACAACCCCAAGTTCCCGGAATCTAAAAGGCACCTCGAATTTACTGGCATAACCAAGGTCGTTCCTGAGCTCAGTTTCGTCCG TTTTCGAATCGGTGACGACTCCCGCATGAGCACATCAGTATTGGCATGGGCTTGTATTCGTCTCGACCGCCTGCGTTCGGGATATCGCTTCATTCCGCTGATGGATCTGGAAGGCGCTCCTATCCCCCGCGGTGCACTATATGTCAAAATTGAGAAATCACTCGTATAG